A region from the Synergistes jonesii genome encodes:
- a CDS encoding SDR family NAD(P)-dependent oxidoreductase has protein sequence MLNPLDLTGKKIFVAGASSGIGRAVAVYLSKLGANIAIAARREDKLQETLSVMEGENHRYYVCDFNNTDTIEPVVAAAVKDIGPFSGLVYSAGLSQMRPLAMLRTSDINAVMTVNLYAFVEFAKCITKKKNVTTPASIVAVSSVASLLGDKAKLSYCSSKAALEASTRCMAKELGHRGIRVNTIRPTWVNTGMMDVFFKEWKDSADAESHLAQHYAGVVQPDELAAMCAFLLSDNSKTITGTAISIDSGRLA, from the coding sequence ATGTTAAACCCACTTGACTTAACAGGCAAAAAAATATTTGTCGCAGGGGCTTCTTCTGGTATCGGCAGAGCCGTTGCCGTATATTTGAGCAAGCTCGGGGCAAATATAGCAATAGCGGCGCGCAGAGAGGACAAGTTGCAGGAAACGTTGTCCGTGATGGAGGGAGAGAATCATCGTTATTACGTTTGTGATTTCAACAATACAGATACAATAGAGCCTGTAGTAGCCGCCGCTGTGAAGGATATAGGGCCATTCTCTGGCCTCGTTTACAGTGCGGGACTTTCCCAGATGCGCCCGCTCGCTATGCTGAGAACTTCCGATATAAACGCTGTAATGACGGTAAATCTTTATGCCTTTGTCGAGTTTGCAAAATGCATTACTAAGAAAAAAAACGTCACAACGCCCGCAAGCATAGTGGCCGTGTCGTCTGTCGCAAGCCTGCTGGGTGATAAAGCGAAGCTATCCTATTGTTCGTCGAAAGCGGCTTTGGAAGCTTCTACGAGATGCATGGCCAAGGAACTGGGGCACAGAGGCATCAGGGTCAATACAATCCGCCCCACATGGGTGAACACGGGAATGATGGATGTGTTTTTCAAAGAATGGAAAGACTCTGCCGATGCGGAGTCGCATCTCGCGCAGCATTATGCTGGCGTCGTTCAGCCTGATGAACTGGCTGCGATGTGCGCTTTTCTTCTGAGCGATAATTCGAAAACCATCACCGGCACCGCAATATCGATTGACAGTGGACGTCTGGCGTAG